The DNA segment CTCCCACGCGCACCACGCGGGGGCGTCCCCTGTCCACGTGTCCATGCGTGTTTGCGGAGCCGATCCATGCTCACGACCCTTCATACGGCCTATTCCGATACCCGTGCCGCCGATCTGGCCTGGGCGCTGGGGCGCGAACCGCTCCCGGCCCTGGCCGTCCTCGACCTCGAACTCGCCGGCGCGACCATGCAGCTGAGGCTGCTCGGCGCCTCCCACCAGGTCCTCCTGGAGGAGGAGCGCGGCAGCTGTTCCGAGACCGTCGCCTGTATGCCCGGCAGCAGCACCCCGCTGCCGCTGGGCGTCGCCAAGCGGATCGGCGACTGGGAGTACGAGTTCGCGGCGCGCGTCGAGACGCTGGGCGCCGGCTCGTTCGCGGGCCGGGCCCAGGAACTGCTCGCGCTCGTGGCCGACCACCCGCACGGCCTGGCCGGTACGTTTCCGGGCAGCCCGCACGCCTTCACCGCCATGCTCGCCCAGCGCACCGAGGGCCAGGTGCGGTGGCGGACCTGGCACGCCTACCCGCAGGAGGGCCGCCTCGTCGCGACGCGTACGCGGGTGGGCGTGCGGATGCCGGCGGCGGCGCTGTGACATCTGCCGACTGCGCCTCGGGTGCGCCGCTTGCACCCTTGTGGGTGACGTGGTGTAAGCGGTGAGTCACGTAGCGTTCGCGGCATGATCGACCAGCAGGTGTCGCTGCGAGGGGGCGCGGCGCGGCTACCCGTCCGACCGCGGACCGGTCGCTTTCTCGTGCTGGCCGCCGTCTTCGTCTGCGCCGCCTGTGGACTGGTGTACGAGCTGGAGCTCGTCGCGCTGGCCTCCTATCTGATCGGCGACTCGGTCACCCAGGCGTCCGTGGTGCTCTCCGTGATGGTGTTCGCGATGGGGATCGGCTCCCTGCTCGCGAAACGTTTACGCGGCCGGGCCGCGGTGGGCTTCGGGCTGATCGAGGCGGCGCTCGCCCTGGTGGGGGGCTTCTCGGCGCTGGTGCTCTACGCGTCGTTCGCCTGGTTCGGCGAATCGCAGTACGCGCTGGTCGGGTTCTCGCTGACGATCGGGGTCCTGATCGGGGCGGAGATCCCGCTGCTGATGACGCTGATCCAGCGGGTGGACCGGCAGGACGCGGGCGGGGCCGTCGCCGATCTCTTCGCGGCGGACTACGTGGGGGCGCTCGTCGGCGGCCTGGCCTTCCCGTTCCTGCTGCTGCCGACGCTCGGCCAGCTCACCGGCGCCCTGCTGACCGGTGCGGTGAACGCGGCGGCGGGCGGGGCGCTGGTGCTGTGGGTGTTCCGGCGGGACGTGCCGCGCCGCGCCCGGTGGCTGCTGATCGCCGCCAATGTGACGGTGATCGCCGTGCTGGCGACGGCCGCCGTGCTGGCCGACGACTTCGAGCGTGCGGCGCGGCGCGCGGTCTTCGGGGACCAGGTCCGGGTCGCCGTGCGGACGGATGTGCAGGAGGTCGTGCTGACCGGGGAGGGCCGCGGCTCCCTGGACCTGTATCTGGACGGACGGCTGCGGGTCAGCTCCCGCGACGAGTACCGCTACCACGAGGCGCTGGTGCACCCGGCGATGAACGGGCCGCACGCCAGGGTGCTGATCCTGGGCGGCGGCGACGGGCTGGCCGCGCGGGAGGTGCTGCGCTATCCGGACGTGCGCGCCGTGACCCTCGTGGAGCTGGACCCGGCCGTCACCCGACTGGCCCGTACGGACCACGCGCTCTCCGCGCTGAACGACCACGCGCTGGACGACCCCCGCGTGAAGACGGTGACCGGCGACGCCTTCACCTGGCTGCGGTCCGCCCGCAGCCGCTACGACGTGGTGGTCTCCGATCTGCCCGACCCCGGCATCTCCGCCGGCACCAAGCTCTACTCGGCGGAGTTCTACGGCCTGGTCGCCGGGGCCCTCGCCCCGGACGGGCGGCTCGTGGTGCACGCGGGCCCGCCCCGGAGCCGGCCGCGCACGTTCTGGACGGTCGACGCGTCGATCCGGGCGGCCGGGCTGCATCCGCGCCCCTATCGGATCAGCGGGCGCATCTCGGGCTTCGCGGTGCGCACCGGCCGGGCGCGGGACGACTCGGGCGGGGACCGCGGCTGGGGGTTCCTGCTGGCGGGGGCGGCGTCCCGGCCCACGCTCGGCCTGGACCCGGACGGGCCGGCGCTGCGCTCGCTGACCGTGCCGGGGCTGCTGGACGCGGGGCGCCGGGCGGAGGCCGGGCGGCTGGCCGGGCTCGCCCCGTCCACGCTGGTGCACCCCCGCTACTGGGAGGAGCGGTGAGACGGATGCCCCGTGAGGGGGGCAGGGTGCGGAAGCGCTGACGTGTGGGCCGCGGCTGAGTAGGCTCGTTGCCCATGGAGCATGAGGTGTTCGTACCGGTTCCGGTCCCGGCCCTGCGGCGGACGCTGGACGACCCCGTCCGGGTCGCCCGCTGCGTACCGGGGTTCCAGCAGGACGCCGACGCGTCGGCGGGCCCCCTGACGGGCCGGCTCAGAATCCGGGCCGGCGGCCACACCATCACCTACCGGGGCACGCTGAGCCTCACCCCGCTGCCCGGCGACCCGGACGTGGACTCCGTCCACATCGTCCGGGTGGAGGGCGAGGGCGCGGAGGCGCGGGGCGACGGCTCGGCGCAACTGTCGATGACCCTCCGGCTGACGGAGGGCGCCGAGGGCACGTCGATCGCCTTCGACTCCGAGGTGACCGGCGACGGCCGGCTGCGGGACCTCGAACCTGCGGCGGCGCTGGCCGCGGCCCACCGCCTGCTGGACCGCTTCGCGCAGCAGCTCGTGACGGAGTCCCTGGCCGCCCGGAGCGACGACGGGACGGACGGCCCCGCGGCCGGTTCGGCGGACGGCGCGGCGGCGGGGGCCGCTGCGGTGACGGCGGAGGAGGCGGCGGTCGGGGAGGCCGTGGAGGAGGCCCTCGAAGAGGCCGCCGAGGAGGCGCCGGAGCGGGACTCGCTGTACGACGCGCCCATTCCGCCGTCGTCGCTGGACCCGGTCGCCGGGATCGAGTTCACCGTCGCGGACGAGCCGCCCGCCGAGGCCGCCCACGCCCGGCGCACCATGATCGGCCGCAGCGCCGAGGAGGTCGACCACGCGCCGCCGCGCGGCCGGTACGCCCCGGTGCCCTCGCCGGACTCGGTCGGTGCGGGTGCCGCGCTGCGCTGGGTCGCCCCGGCGGCGGTGCTGGCCCTCGCGTCGGCGGTGGCTGTGAGCCGGGCGTTGCGGCGCCGGAGGTAGCGGCGCCAGTAGGGTCGTTCCGTGAGCAGTAGCGAGAAGGACGTCCGGCTCTCCGTCGGCGACACAGAGTTGACCGTGGACCCCGTCAACGGCTGCCGGATCAGCAGCCTGCGGATCGGCGGTATCGAACTGCTGCGGCAGGGGGAGCGGTACGGCTGCTTCCCGATGGTGCCGTGGTGCGGCCGGACCGCGAACGGGCGGTTCCGTGACGGCGGCGTCGTCCACCAGCTCCCGCTGACCGCCCCGCCGCACGCGATCCACGGCACCGGACGCGACACGGCGTGGCACACCGCGCTGGAGAGCGGGACGCAGGCGTCGTTCTACTACGACCTGGCCGACCCCTGGCCCTATCCGGGCCGGGTGACCCAGACCTTCGAGCTGGCCGAGGACTCCCTCACGCTGGCCTTCGGCATCGAGACGTACGGGAACTCCTTCCCGGCGCAGGCCGGCTGGCACCCGTGGTTCCGCCGCCGCCTGGACACCGGGGAAGAAGTCCGGATCGACTTCGACGCCGCCTGGCAGGAGGAGCGCGGCGAGGACCATCTGCCGACCGGCCGCCGGATTCCGCCGCTGGCCGGCCCGTGGGACGACTGCTTCGGGATGCCGGACGGCGTCGACGTCACCCTCACCTGGCCGCAGCGGCTGGAGCTGACCGTGAAGAGCCGGTCCGAGTGGGTCGTGATCTACGACGAGCAGGACGAGGCGGTCTGCGTGGAGCCGCAGTCCGGCCCGCCGAACGGGCTGAACACCGACCCGCGCTACGTCACCCCGATCGAGCCGCTGGAGATCGCCACCACCTGGAGCTGGCGCCGGCTCTGAGCACGGGCACCGGCCCAGGACGAAGAGGCCCGGCGAAGGGCCCGGACCGGCGGGGCACGGGCGGGCCGCAGGCCGCGCCTTATCCTCGTAGCCATGACTGACGTACGTGCTGAGCTGCTCCAGCAGATCAAGGACAAGGCCGTGGTCCACGGCAAGGTGACGCTCTCCTCCGGCCTGGAGGCCGACTGGTACATCGATCTGCGCCGCATCACGCTGGACGGCAAGGCCGCTCCGATGGTCGGTCAGGTCATGCTCGACGCGACGGCGGAGCTGGACTACGACTGCGTGGGCGGTCTGACGCTCGGCGCCGACCCGGTCGCCCTGTCGATGCTGTACGCCTCCGCCGCCCGCGGCCAGGAGCTGGACGCCTTCGTCGTCCGCAAGGCGCAGAAGACCCACGGGATGCAGCGCCGGATCGAGGGCACGGACGTCAAGGGTCGGCGCTGCCTCGTCGTCGAGGACACCTCGACCACCGGCGGTTCGCCGCTGACCGCCGTCGAGGCGGTGCGCGAGGCCGGTGGCGAGGTCGTGGCCGTGGCCGTGATCGTGGAGCGCGGTGCCGCCCCGGCCATCGCGGAGGCGGGCCTCCCGTACGTTCACGCCTACACCGTCCCGGACCTCGACCTGGGCTGACCTGCGGTTTTTCCTGGAGGCGGCCGGTTTCACGTGAAACCGGCCGCCTTTGCCGTACGCCCGCGAGCGGGAACCGCCCCCGCTGGGGGCACCGCCGGGTGGAGCCGGAAGCAGAGTCTGGGAAGATGGGGGCGACGATGACGTCGCCCCCAGGTCAGGGACCCAGCACGCACACCCGCACATCCCAAGGAGCGGACAGATGCCCATCGCAACCCCCGAGGCATACGCCGAGATGCTCGACCGGGCGAAGGCAGGCAAGTTCGCCTACCCGGCCATCAACGTGACGTCGACGCAGACCCTGCACGCCGCGCTGCGCGGCTTCGCGGAGGCCGAGAGCGACGGCATCGTGCAGATCTCGACCGGCGGCGCGGAGTTCCTGGGCGGCCAGTACAACAAGGACATGGTCACGGGCGCCGTCGCCCTCGCCGAGTTCGCGCACATCGTCGCCGCCAAGTACGACATCACCGTCGCGCTGCACACCGACCACTGCCCCAAGGACAAGCTGGACGGCTACGTCCGCCCGCTGCTCGACGTCTCCGCCGAGCGCGTCGCCAAGGGTCTGAACCCGCTGTTCCAGTCGCACATGTGGGACGGTTCGGCCGAGACGCTGGCCGACAACCTGGCCATCGGCCAGGAGCTGCTGGCCAAGGCCGCCGCCGCCAAGATCATCCTTGAGGTCGAGATCACCCCGACCGGTGGCGAGGAGGACGGCGTCACCCACGAGATCAACGACGAGCTGTACACCACCGTCGACGACGCGCTGCGCACCGCCGAGGCGCTGGGCCTGGGCGAGAAGGGCCGCTACCTGCTGGCCGCCTCCTTCGGCAACGTCCACGGCGTCTACAAGCCGGGCAACGTCGTCCTGCGCCCGGAGCTCCTCAAGGACCTCCAGGAGGGTGTCGGCGCCAAGTACGGCAAGACCTCCCCGTTCGACTTCGTCTTCCACGGCGGCTCCGGCTCCACCGCCGAGGAGATCACCACCGCGCTGGAGAACGGCGTCGTGAAGATGAACCTCGACACCGACACCCAGTACGCCTTCACCCGCCCGATCGTGGACCACGTGTTCCGCAACTACGACGGTGTGCTGAAGGTCGACGGCGAGGTCGGCAACAAGAAGGTCTACGACCCGCGCAGCTGGGGCAAGTCCGCCGAGGGCGGCATGGCCAAGCGGGTCACGGAGGCGTGCGCCAACCTGCGCTCCACCGGCACCAAGCTGAAGTAGTTCCGTACGGATGTGTGGCGTGGGCCCGGCACCCCGAGAGGTGTCGGGCCCACGGCATGTCCGGACCCGGTACGCACGAACCGAGGGAGAGCTGTGAGCACGTCCTACGACTTCGACACCGTCATCGACCGCCGGGGCACCTGGTGCGTCCAGTGGGACGGCGTCGCGGACCGCTTCGGCGTGGACGGACTGCTGCCGTTCACCATCTCCGACATGGACTTCGCGACCGCCCCCGAGGTGCTGGCCGCCCTCCGGGCCCGGATCGACCACGGCGTGTTCGGCTACACGGACTGGCGCCTGGGCGACTTCCGGTCGGCCGTCGCGCACTGGTACGCGACCCGGTACGACACCGAGATCGACACCGGACGGCTGGTCTACGGGCCGTCCGTGCTCAGCCAGCTCTCCCAGCTGCTCCAGATGTGGACGGCCGAGGGGGACGGCGTGGTCCTGCACACCCCCACGTACGACGGCTTCCGCAAGGCGGTCCACGGGCTCGGGCGGGAACTGCGCGGGGTGCCGCTGGGCGACATGGACGCGCTGGAGCGGGAACTCTCGCGCCCGGACAGCACGGTCCTCGTGGTGTGCTCCCCGCACAACCCGTCCGGGCGGGTGTGGACGGAGGCGGAGCTGGCCGGCATGGCCGCGCTCGCCGCGCGCCACGGAGTGGCCGTGATCAGCGACGAGATCCACGCGGACTTCGTGCACGGCGGACGCCCGCACGTGCCGTGGACCAGGGTCGCAGGCGACGGGCGCTGGGCAGTCGTCACCTCGGCCTCCAAGTCGTTCAACTTCCCGGCGCTGACCGGCTCGTACGGACTGATCGGCCGCCCGGAGGACCGCGCCGAGTATCTGCGCCGGATGGAGACGGCGGAGGGCCTCGCCTCGCCCGCGGTGCTCTCGCTGACCGCGCACATCGCCGCGTACCGGGAGGCCGCGCGCTGGCTGGACGCGGCACGCGCGTACGTCGCCGGGAACCTCGCCCTGGTCGCCGACCGGCTGAACAGTGCGTTCCCCGCCCTGGAGTGGGAGCCGCCGCAGGCCGGATATCTCGCCTGGATCGATCTGCGGCGCGCGGGCGTCCGGGACGACGAGGCGCTGCAACGGGTGCTGATCGAGCGGGAACGGGTCGCCGTGATGCCCGGCAGCACCTACGGGGCGGACGGCTTCGTACGGCTGAACGTGGGGTGCCCGCGCGGCAAGGTGGAGGCGGGGCTCGCCGCGCTGATCCGGGGGGTGGCGGCGGTGGCCGGGCGGGGGGCTTGATGGGGCGGCCGGGACAGGCACACTGGGAGCATGTCGATCCACGAGAACCTGCTCGGGGGCCCGCCCCCGACCCACCTGCCCGACGACCCGGAGCCGCGTGAGCTGCTCGCCGCCGGCACCGCGCCCGCCGATGTCGCCGCGAAGTACCCGACCTCCTCGCTGGCCTGGGCGCAGCTCGCCGACGAGGCGTTCGAGGGCGGCCGGGTCGTCGAGTCGTACGCCTACGCCAGGACCGGCTACCACCGCGGCCTCGACGCGCTGCGCCGGTCCGGCTGGAAGGGCCACGGCCCCGTACCGTTCGAGCACGAGCCCAACCGCGGCTTCCTGCGCGCCCTGCACGCCCTCGCGCGCGCCGCGCAGGCCATCGGTGAGCAGGAGGAGTACGAGCGCTGCTCGACGTTCCTGCGCGACTCCTCGCCGACGGCCGCCGAGACCCTCGGCTAGTCGGCCAGGCATCCGCTCTGATCCAGGCCGACCCCGTACCACAGGCCTGGGACCACCGGCCCCGTACCGCAGGCCCCGCACCGCCGCAACCGCGGCTGCGGGGCCTGCGTACGTACGGGGGCGGAGTCTAGGATGCGAACAGGGGACCGGGGCTCCACTTCCGCAGGGAAGGGGCGGACCGCTACCCGGAAGCTCGTGTCGAGGAGACAGCGATGTCGACGATTCACCCCGACCCCGAAGCCACCGGTGCGGCGACCCCGCACCTCGACTTCGAGGGCAAGACTCCGTACGAGGACTACGTCCAGGCGGATGTCCTGACCCACCTCCAGCACCTCCGCTCGGACGACCCCGGCGAGATGGTCTTCCTGGTCACCACCCAGGTCATGGAGCTGTGGTTCACCGTCATCGTCCATGAGTGGGAGACCGCCGCGCACGCGATGCGCGAGGACCGGCTGGATGTCGCGCAGGACGCGCTGAAGCGGTCCCTGCGCGAGCTGGAGGCCCTGAACGCCTCCTGGACGCCGCTCGCCCAGCTCACCCCCGCCCAGTTCAACTCCTACCGGTCCTCGCTCGGCGAGGGTTCCGGCTTCCAGTCGGCGATGTACCGGCGGATGGAGTTCCTGCTCGGCGACAAGTCCGCGTCCATGCTGGTGCCGCACCGGGGCGCGCCGCGTGTC comes from the Streptomyces sp. NBC_00525 genome and includes:
- a CDS encoding DUF2617 family protein, with protein sequence MLTTLHTAYSDTRAADLAWALGREPLPALAVLDLELAGATMQLRLLGASHQVLLEEERGSCSETVACMPGSSTPLPLGVAKRIGDWEYEFAARVETLGAGSFAGRAQELLALVADHPHGLAGTFPGSPHAFTAMLAQRTEGQVRWRTWHAYPQEGRLVATRTRVGVRMPAAAL
- a CDS encoding polyamine aminopropyltransferase; translation: MIDQQVSLRGGAARLPVRPRTGRFLVLAAVFVCAACGLVYELELVALASYLIGDSVTQASVVLSVMVFAMGIGSLLAKRLRGRAAVGFGLIEAALALVGGFSALVLYASFAWFGESQYALVGFSLTIGVLIGAEIPLLMTLIQRVDRQDAGGAVADLFAADYVGALVGGLAFPFLLLPTLGQLTGALLTGAVNAAAGGALVLWVFRRDVPRRARWLLIAANVTVIAVLATAAVLADDFERAARRAVFGDQVRVAVRTDVQEVVLTGEGRGSLDLYLDGRLRVSSRDEYRYHEALVHPAMNGPHARVLILGGGDGLAAREVLRYPDVRAVTLVELDPAVTRLARTDHALSALNDHALDDPRVKTVTGDAFTWLRSARSRYDVVVSDLPDPGISAGTKLYSAEFYGLVAGALAPDGRLVVHAGPPRSRPRTFWTVDASIRAAGLHPRPYRISGRISGFAVRTGRARDDSGGDRGWGFLLAGAASRPTLGLDPDGPALRSLTVPGLLDAGRRAEAGRLAGLAPSTLVHPRYWEER
- a CDS encoding SRPBCC domain-containing protein, which gives rise to MEHEVFVPVPVPALRRTLDDPVRVARCVPGFQQDADASAGPLTGRLRIRAGGHTITYRGTLSLTPLPGDPDVDSVHIVRVEGEGAEARGDGSAQLSMTLRLTEGAEGTSIAFDSEVTGDGRLRDLEPAAALAAAHRLLDRFAQQLVTESLAARSDDGTDGPAAGSADGAAAGAAAVTAEEAAVGEAVEEALEEAAEEAPERDSLYDAPIPPSSLDPVAGIEFTVADEPPAEAAHARRTMIGRSAEEVDHAPPRGRYAPVPSPDSVGAGAALRWVAPAAVLALASAVAVSRALRRRR
- a CDS encoding aldose epimerase family protein yields the protein MSSSEKDVRLSVGDTELTVDPVNGCRISSLRIGGIELLRQGERYGCFPMVPWCGRTANGRFRDGGVVHQLPLTAPPHAIHGTGRDTAWHTALESGTQASFYYDLADPWPYPGRVTQTFELAEDSLTLAFGIETYGNSFPAQAGWHPWFRRRLDTGEEVRIDFDAAWQEERGEDHLPTGRRIPPLAGPWDDCFGMPDGVDVTLTWPQRLELTVKSRSEWVVIYDEQDEAVCVEPQSGPPNGLNTDPRYVTPIEPLEIATTWSWRRL
- the pyrE gene encoding orotate phosphoribosyltransferase, producing MTDVRAELLQQIKDKAVVHGKVTLSSGLEADWYIDLRRITLDGKAAPMVGQVMLDATAELDYDCVGGLTLGADPVALSMLYASAARGQELDAFVVRKAQKTHGMQRRIEGTDVKGRRCLVVEDTSTTGGSPLTAVEAVREAGGEVVAVAVIVERGAAPAIAEAGLPYVHAYTVPDLDLG
- the fbaA gene encoding class II fructose-bisphosphate aldolase encodes the protein MPIATPEAYAEMLDRAKAGKFAYPAINVTSTQTLHAALRGFAEAESDGIVQISTGGAEFLGGQYNKDMVTGAVALAEFAHIVAAKYDITVALHTDHCPKDKLDGYVRPLLDVSAERVAKGLNPLFQSHMWDGSAETLADNLAIGQELLAKAAAAKIILEVEITPTGGEEDGVTHEINDELYTTVDDALRTAEALGLGEKGRYLLAASFGNVHGVYKPGNVVLRPELLKDLQEGVGAKYGKTSPFDFVFHGGSGSTAEEITTALENGVVKMNLDTDTQYAFTRPIVDHVFRNYDGVLKVDGEVGNKKVYDPRSWGKSAEGGMAKRVTEACANLRSTGTKLK
- a CDS encoding MalY/PatB family protein gives rise to the protein MSTSYDFDTVIDRRGTWCVQWDGVADRFGVDGLLPFTISDMDFATAPEVLAALRARIDHGVFGYTDWRLGDFRSAVAHWYATRYDTEIDTGRLVYGPSVLSQLSQLLQMWTAEGDGVVLHTPTYDGFRKAVHGLGRELRGVPLGDMDALERELSRPDSTVLVVCSPHNPSGRVWTEAELAGMAALAARHGVAVISDEIHADFVHGGRPHVPWTRVAGDGRWAVVTSASKSFNFPALTGSYGLIGRPEDRAEYLRRMETAEGLASPAVLSLTAHIAAYREAARWLDAARAYVAGNLALVADRLNSAFPALEWEPPQAGYLAWIDLRRAGVRDDEALQRVLIERERVAVMPGSTYGADGFVRLNVGCPRGKVEAGLAALIRGVAAVAGRGA
- a CDS encoding DUF3151 domain-containing protein, whose product is MSIHENLLGGPPPTHLPDDPEPRELLAAGTAPADVAAKYPTSSLAWAQLADEAFEGGRVVESYAYARTGYHRGLDALRRSGWKGHGPVPFEHEPNRGFLRALHALARAAQAIGEQEEYERCSTFLRDSSPTAAETLG
- a CDS encoding tryptophan 2,3-dioxygenase family protein, which gives rise to MSTIHPDPEATGAATPHLDFEGKTPYEDYVQADVLTHLQHLRSDDPGEMVFLVTTQVMELWFTVIVHEWETAAHAMREDRLDVAQDALKRSLRELEALNASWTPLAQLTPAQFNSYRSSLGEGSGFQSAMYRRMEFLLGDKSASMLVPHRGAPRVHAELEKALAEPGLYDEALALLARRGYPIPEAVLGRDLTRKYEPSPEVEAVWAEIYANPDQNDELVRLGEVLTDVGELVWRWRNDHLLATRRAMGSKTGTGGSAGVAWLEKRATKNVFPELWTARSHV